One Staphylococcus simiae genomic region harbors:
- the rpmG gene encoding 50S ribosomal protein L33 has protein sequence MRVNVTLACTECGDRNYITTKNKRNNPERIEMKKFCSRENKQTLHRETK, from the coding sequence ATGCGCGTAAACGTTACATTAGCTTGTACAGAATGTGGTGACAGAAACTACATTACAACTAAAAACAAAAGAAACAACCCAGAACGTATTGAAATGAAAAAGTTCTGTTCACGTGAAAACAAACAAACTTTACATCGTGAAACTAAATAA
- a CDS encoding DEAD/DEAH box helicase, translating to MAKHPFEQFNLDSSLIDAVKDLNFDKPTEIQNRIIPRILKRTNLIGQSQTGTGKSHAFLLPLMQLIDSDNKEPQAIVVAPTRELAQQLYDAANHLSSFNKDISVKLFIGGTDIEKDKQKTTNQPQLIIGTPTRINDLAKSGHLHAHLASYLVIDEADLMIDLGLIEDVDYIASRLDDNANIAVFSATIPQQLQPFLRKYLNQPEFVEVDSKQQNKKNIEFFLIPTKGTAKVDKTLKLIDILNPYLCIIFCNSRDNADELARNLNEAGVKVGMIHGGLTPRERKQQMKRIRNLEFQYVIASDLASRGIDIEGVSHVINFDVPNDIDFFTHRVGRTGRGNYKGVAITLYSPDEEHNIALIEDRGYIFKNVDIKNDELTEIKAHNARQRRTRKDDHLTNQVKNKVRSKTKNKVKPGYKKKFKQEVDRMKRQERKQFSKQQSRQKRKQNKKG from the coding sequence ATGGCAAAACATCCATTTGAACAATTTAATCTAGACTCTAGTTTAATTGACGCTGTGAAAGACCTTAATTTTGATAAACCAACAGAAATTCAAAATCGAATTATTCCAAGAATTTTAAAAAGAACAAATCTAATTGGTCAATCTCAAACAGGTACAGGAAAATCTCATGCATTTTTATTACCTTTAATGCAATTAATAGATAGCGACAATAAAGAACCACAAGCCATCGTAGTAGCACCAACACGTGAACTAGCACAACAATTATACGATGCTGCTAATCATTTAAGTAGCTTTAATAAAGATATCTCAGTTAAATTATTTATTGGTGGAACTGATATTGAAAAAGATAAGCAAAAAACGACAAACCAACCACAATTAATTATTGGTACTCCAACTAGAATTAATGATTTAGCCAAAAGTGGTCATTTACATGCCCATTTAGCTAGTTATTTAGTAATAGATGAAGCAGATTTAATGATAGATTTAGGTTTAATTGAAGATGTAGACTATATTGCATCTAGATTAGATGATAATGCTAATATTGCTGTCTTTAGTGCTACAATTCCACAACAATTACAACCATTTTTAAGAAAATATTTAAATCAACCAGAATTTGTTGAAGTTGATAGCAAACAGCAAAATAAAAAGAACATTGAATTCTTTTTAATTCCAACTAAAGGTACAGCTAAAGTTGATAAGACTTTGAAATTGATCGATATTTTAAATCCATATTTATGTATTATCTTTTGTAATAGTCGTGATAATGCTGATGAGCTTGCTCGTAACCTTAACGAAGCTGGAGTTAAAGTAGGCATGATTCATGGTGGTTTAACCCCTCGTGAACGTAAACAACAAATGAAGAGAATTAGAAACTTGGAATTTCAATATGTCATTGCTAGTGATTTAGCATCAAGAGGTATAGATATTGAAGGCGTTAGTCATGTCATTAATTTTGATGTACCTAACGATATTGATTTCTTCACACATCGAGTTGGTAGAACCGGAAGAGGTAATTATAAAGGTGTAGCAATTACACTATATAGTCCAGACGAAGAGCATAATATCGCATTAATAGAAGATCGAGGTTATATTTTTAAAAATGTCGATATTAAGAATGATGAACTAACAGAAATTAAAGCGCATAATGCAAGACAACGTCGTACTCGTAAAGATGATCATTTAACAAATCAAGTTAAGAATAAAGTGCGTAGTAAAACTAAAAATAAAGTTAAACCAGGATATAAAAAGAAATTCAAACAAGAAGTAGATCGTATGAAACGTCAAGAGCGCAAACAATTCAGTAAACAGCAGAGTAGACAAAAACGTAAACAAAACAAAAAAGGCTAG
- a CDS encoding deoxyribonuclease IV, translating into MLLGSHVSMSGKKMLEGSAEEAHKFGESTFMIYTGAPQNTRRKSIEDLNIEKGHEVMDKYGLSNIVVHAPYIINIANTIKPETFNLGVDFLQQEIERTQAIGAKDIVLHPGAHVGAGVDAGINKIIEGLNEVLTNDNNVRIALETMAGKGTEIGRSFEELARIIDGVHNNERLSVCFDTCHTHDAGYNVKENFDGVLAEFDKIIGVDRIKVVHVNDSKNECGAHKDRHENIGFGYIGFDALNYIVHHDQFKDIPKILETPYVGIDKKDKKPPYKFEIEMLKSQQFDPQLKEKIMAQ; encoded by the coding sequence ATGTTATTAGGATCACATGTTTCTATGAGTGGTAAAAAAATGTTAGAAGGTTCTGCTGAAGAAGCACATAAATTTGGCGAATCAACATTTATGATATATACAGGAGCACCACAAAATACAAGACGAAAAAGTATTGAAGATTTAAATATTGAAAAAGGTCATGAAGTGATGGATAAGTATGGCTTATCAAATATTGTTGTACATGCACCGTATATCATTAATATTGCCAATACAATTAAACCGGAAACGTTTAACCTTGGCGTTGATTTCTTACAACAAGAAATTGAAAGAACACAAGCAATAGGTGCAAAAGATATTGTACTTCATCCTGGAGCACATGTTGGAGCTGGTGTTGACGCAGGAATCAACAAAATTATTGAAGGTTTAAATGAAGTTTTAACAAATGATAATAATGTTAGAATTGCACTTGAAACGATGGCTGGTAAAGGAACAGAAATTGGTCGTTCATTTGAAGAATTAGCTAGAATCATTGATGGAGTGCACAATAACGAACGTTTATCAGTATGCTTTGATACATGTCATACACATGATGCTGGTTATAATGTCAAAGAAAATTTTGATGGTGTCTTAGCTGAGTTTGATAAAATTATAGGTGTCGATAGAATAAAAGTAGTTCATGTTAATGACTCTAAAAACGAATGTGGTGCTCATAAAGACCGTCATGAAAATATCGGATTTGGTTATATAGGATTTGATGCATTAAACTATATCGTGCATCATGATCAATTTAAAGATATACCAAAAATATTGGAAACACCATATGTAGGTATTGACAAAAAAGATAAAAAACCACCATATAAATTTGAAATTGAAATGCTCAAATCACAACAATTTGATCCACAGCTTAAAGAAAAAATTATGGCTCAATAA
- a CDS encoding metal ABC transporter permease, with translation MIDALLNFDFMRYSLISGILIGFIAPLIGAFIVVRRLSLIADALSHVTLGGISFGMFLLTILPAASFINPMWFGILFAIIGALLIEELRTSYKSYQEIAIPIIMSAGIALSAIFISLADGFNQEIVGLLFGSISAVNLSDLTTIIIITVLVLLFIAFFYKELFILSFDEEYSKVIGIPKWIQFLFIAIVAMVISASMRVVGILLVSALITLPIAIAMRLTKSFKQLIILSVILGEFAVIVGLVLAFYMNISPGGVIVVLLVILLILTMIYQKVRVKLKKGVSSNEYK, from the coding sequence TTGATTGATGCATTATTAAATTTTGATTTTATGAGGTACTCCTTAATTAGTGGTATCTTAATAGGTTTTATTGCGCCTTTAATTGGTGCATTTATAGTAGTTAGGCGCTTATCTTTAATTGCTGATGCACTTAGCCATGTGACATTAGGTGGTATATCATTTGGAATGTTTTTATTAACTATTTTACCTGCTGCATCATTTATCAATCCGATGTGGTTTGGTATCTTGTTTGCTATAATTGGTGCTTTATTAATTGAAGAACTAAGAACATCGTATAAATCTTATCAAGAGATTGCTATACCAATTATTATGAGTGCAGGTATTGCACTAAGTGCAATATTTATTTCGTTAGCAGATGGTTTTAATCAAGAAATTGTTGGACTACTCTTTGGTTCGATCAGTGCTGTTAACTTGAGTGACTTAACTACAATCATCATAATTACAGTGCTAGTATTACTATTTATTGCTTTCTTTTATAAAGAATTGTTTATTTTGTCTTTTGATGAAGAATACAGTAAAGTTATTGGAATTCCTAAATGGATTCAGTTTTTATTTATTGCGATAGTAGCTATGGTGATTTCTGCATCTATGAGAGTAGTGGGAATATTATTAGTAAGTGCACTAATTACATTGCCTATAGCTATCGCAATGCGATTGACAAAAAGTTTTAAACAATTAATTATTTTAAGTGTTATTTTAGGTGAATTCGCTGTAATTGTAGGTTTAGTTTTAGCATTTTATATGAATATTTCACCTGGTGGTGTTATTGTAGTATTATTAGTTATTCTATTAATATTAACGATGATTTATCAAAAGGTTAGAGTTAAGTTAAAAAAGGGAGTAAGTAGTAATGAATACAAATGA
- a CDS encoding Fur family transcriptional regulator — translation MNTNDAIKILKDNGLKYTDKRNDMVNLFVKEDKYINAKFIQQEMDKDYPGISFDTIYRNLHLFKDLGIIESTELDGEMKFRIACTNHHHHHFICEKCGDTKVIEYCPIEQIKSSLPGVDIHQHKLEVYGVCESCQQ, via the coding sequence ATGAATACAAATGATGCAATTAAAATTTTAAAAGATAATGGACTAAAATATACTGATAAACGTAATGATATGGTAAATTTATTTGTTAAAGAGGATAAATATATCAATGCAAAATTTATTCAACAGGAAATGGATAAAGATTATCCAGGTATATCATTTGATACAATCTATAGAAATTTACATTTATTTAAAGATTTAGGCATTATTGAAAGTACTGAACTAGATGGGGAAATGAAGTTTAGAATCGCTTGTACTAATCATCACCATCATCACTTTATTTGTGAAAAATGCGGTGATACAAAAGTTATTGAGTACTGTCCAATCGAACAAATAAAATCATCATTACCAGGTGTGGATATACATCAACATAAATTAGAAGTTTATGGTGTTTGTGAAAGTTGTCAACAATAA
- a CDS encoding superoxide dismutase gives MAFELPKLPYAYDALEPHIDKQTMEIHHDKHHNTYVTKLNAAVEGTDLESKSIEEIVANLDSVPSDIQTAVRNNGGGHLNHSLFWEMLSPNSEEKGTVVEKIKEQWGSLDEFKKEFADKAAARFGSGWAWLVVNNGNLEIVTTPNQDNPLTEGKTPILGLDVWEHAYYLKYQNKRPDYISAFWNVVNWEKVDELYNAAK, from the coding sequence ATGGCTTTTGAATTACCAAAATTACCATATGCTTATGATGCATTAGAACCACATATTGATAAACAAACTATGGAAATTCACCATGACAAACATCATAATACGTATGTAACAAAATTAAATGCTGCAGTAGAAGGAACTGATTTAGAATCTAAATCAATCGAAGAAATCGTAGCTAACTTAGATAGCGTGCCTTCTGATATCCAAACTGCAGTACGTAATAATGGAGGCGGTCATTTAAACCACTCATTATTCTGGGAAATGTTATCTCCAAACTCAGAAGAAAAAGGTACAGTTGTTGAAAAAATTAAAGAACAGTGGGGTTCTTTAGATGAGTTCAAAAAAGAATTCGCAGACAAAGCAGCTGCACGCTTTGGTTCTGGATGGGCATGGTTAGTAGTAAATAACGGTAACTTAGAAATCGTTACTACTCCAAACCAAGACAACCCATTAACTGAAGGTAAAACACCTATCTTAGGTTTAGATGTTTGGGAACATGCATACTACCTAAAATATCAAAACAAACGTCCTGATTATATCAGTGCATTTTGGAATGTTGTTAACTGGGAAAAAGTTGACGAATTATACAATGCAGCAAAATAA
- the rpoD gene encoding RNA polymerase sigma factor RpoD produces MSDNTVKIKKQTIDPTLTLEDVKKQLIEKGKKEGHLSHEEIAEKLQNFDIDSDQMDDFFDQLNDNDISLVNEKDSSDTDEKLNPNDLSAPPGVKINDPVRMYLKEIGRVNLLSAQEEIELAKRIEQGDEVAKSRLAEANLRLVVSIAKRYVGRGMLFLDLIQEGNMGLIKAVEKFDFNKGFKFSTYATWWIRQAITRAIADQARTIRIPVHMVETINKLIRVQRQLLQDLGRDPAPEEIGEEMDLPAEKVREILKIAQEPVSLETPIGEEDDSHLGDFIEDQEAQSPSDHAAYELLKEQLEDVLDTLTDREENVLRLRFGLDDGRTRTLEEVGKVFGVTRERIRQIEAKALRKLRHPSRSKRLKDFMD; encoded by the coding sequence GTAAAAAAGAAGGTCATCTGAGTCATGAAGAAATTGCTGAAAAACTTCAGAATTTTGATATAGACTCTGACCAAATGGATGATTTCTTTGACCAATTAAATGATAATGATATTTCATTGGTTAATGAAAAAGATAGTTCAGATACGGATGAGAAACTGAATCCTAATGACCTTAGTGCCCCTCCAGGTGTGAAAATAAACGACCCAGTTCGTATGTATCTTAAAGAAATTGGACGTGTAAATTTATTAAGTGCTCAAGAAGAAATCGAATTAGCTAAACGAATAGAACAAGGCGATGAAGTAGCTAAGTCAAGATTAGCTGAAGCAAACTTAAGACTAGTTGTAAGTATCGCTAAGCGTTATGTTGGTCGTGGTATGTTATTCCTAGACTTGATTCAAGAAGGAAATATGGGTCTAATTAAAGCTGTTGAGAAATTTGACTTTAATAAAGGATTTAAATTTTCAACATATGCGACATGGTGGATTCGTCAAGCAATAACACGTGCAATAGCAGACCAAGCACGTACAATTCGTATTCCAGTACACATGGTAGAAACAATTAATAAATTGATTCGTGTTCAACGTCAATTATTACAAGATTTAGGTAGAGATCCAGCTCCAGAAGAAATTGGAGAAGAAATGGATTTACCTGCTGAAAAGGTAAGAGAAATTTTAAAAATTGCACAGGAACCAGTATCTTTAGAAACGCCAATTGGTGAAGAAGATGATAGTCATTTAGGTGACTTTATTGAAGATCAGGAAGCTCAAAGTCCTTCAGATCACGCAGCATACGAACTATTAAAAGAACAACTTGAAGATGTTTTAGATACATTAACGGATAGAGAAGAAAATGTATTACGCTTAAGATTTGGTTTAGATGATGGTCGAACAAGAACACTAGAAGAAGTGGGTAAAGTTTTCGGTGTAACACGTGAACGTATTCGTCAAATAGAAGCTAAAGCACTTAGAAAATTAAGACATCCAAGTCGCAGCAAACGTCTTAAAGATTTTATGGATTAA
- a CDS encoding Nif3-like dinuclear metal center hexameric protein translates to MTIKELMMLLDSKVPFNTAESWDNVGLLIGDETEKVSGILTALDCTEAVVDEAIELNYNTIISHHPLIFKGVQSIENKGYGKIIRKLIQHNINLIAMHTNLDVNPVGVNYMLAKILKLNHIRQINQQQHHYFKVQTYIPKVDVKTFKDNLSQAGLAQEGNYEYCFFETEGLGQFKPVGNANPHIGEIDKIEYVEEVKVEFMIDYGQKDLTEQLIKSYHPYETPVYDFIEMVDQSDYGLGIMGELTNPMSIQQFSEYAKKQLQIPSVRFVGQYNEQIQTIAIIGGSGIGFEYKAKSQGADIFVTGDVKHHDALDAAIQGVNLLDINHYSEYVMKQGLKTLLDNWFEDLNIDVKVKASLINTDPFHYV, encoded by the coding sequence ATGACAATTAAAGAACTAATGATGCTATTAGACAGTAAAGTCCCCTTTAATACTGCAGAATCATGGGATAATGTAGGATTATTAATTGGTGATGAGACAGAAAAAGTAAGTGGTATACTTACAGCATTAGACTGTACTGAAGCAGTTGTAGATGAAGCTATTGAGTTAAACTATAATACCATTATTAGTCATCATCCTCTCATTTTTAAAGGTGTTCAAAGCATAGAGAATAAAGGTTATGGTAAAATCATTCGCAAATTAATACAACATAATATTAATTTAATTGCTATGCATACTAATTTAGATGTTAATCCTGTTGGCGTTAATTATATGTTAGCCAAGATATTAAAATTAAATCATATTCGTCAAATTAATCAACAACAACATCATTATTTTAAAGTGCAAACTTATATACCTAAAGTAGACGTTAAAACATTTAAAGATAATTTATCACAAGCAGGCTTAGCACAAGAAGGTAATTATGAATATTGTTTCTTTGAAACGGAAGGATTAGGACAATTTAAACCAGTAGGAAATGCTAATCCACATATCGGTGAGATAGATAAAATAGAATATGTTGAAGAAGTTAAAGTAGAATTTATGATTGATTATGGACAAAAGGATTTAACAGAACAATTGATTAAATCTTATCATCCATATGAAACACCTGTTTATGATTTTATTGAGATGGTGGATCAATCAGATTATGGCTTAGGCATAATGGGAGAACTTACTAATCCTATGTCAATTCAACAATTTTCCGAATATGCGAAAAAACAACTTCAAATTCCTAGTGTTCGATTTGTTGGTCAATATAATGAACAAATTCAGACGATTGCAATTATTGGTGGTAGTGGTATTGGTTTTGAGTATAAAGCTAAAAGTCAAGGTGCAGATATCTTTGTTACTGGTGATGTAAAACATCACGATGCACTAGATGCTGCTATACAAGGAGTGAATTTGTTAGACATTAATCATTATAGTGAATATGTTATGAAACAAGGTTTAAAAACTTTATTAGATAATTGGTTTGAAGATTTGAATATAGACGTTAAAGTAAAAGCATCACTAATAAATACTGATCCATTCCATTATGTTTAA
- a CDS encoding peptidoglycan D,D-transpeptidase FtsI family protein, whose translation MLKRLKEKSNDEIVQNTINKRINFIFGVIIFIFAIMILRLGYLQIAQGSHYKQIIKSDENITVNESVPRGRILDRNGKVLVDNASKMAITYTRGRKTSQSEMLDTAEKLSKLIKMDTKNITDRDKKDFWIQLHPKKAKELMTKEQSLLLDGSISQEQYDKQLRSKISKKQLDDLSKKDLQVLAIYRQMNAGSVLDPQMIKNEDVSEKEYAAVSQQLSKLPGVNTSMDWDRKYPYKDTLRGIFGDVSTPSEGLPKELTEQYLSKGYSRNDRVGKSYLEYQYEDVLRGKKKEMKYTTDKSGKVISSEVINPGARGNDLQLTIDIDLQKEVESLLDKQISRLRSMGAKNMDNAMIVVQNPKNGDILAMAGKQISKSGKLTDYDIGTFASQFTVGSSVKGGTLLAGYQNNAIKVGEKMVDEPLHFQGGLTKRSYFNKNGHITINDEEALMHSSNVYMFKTALKLADSSYYSGMPLPTDITEAAQKLRKGLNQVGLGVKTGIDLPNETKGQIEPLTNNPGNYLDLSIGQYDTYTPLQLSQYVSTIANNGYRIQPHLGMTIHDSTNKDELGPVKRKIKGNVLNKVNNSEEEIKEEQQGFKMAFNNKDGTGYASFKDTVVPSAGKTGTAEVFQDGEPRVNSTYIGYAPIDNPKLAFSIVYTNQPVPPPWLPGGDLGKDVINYYFKHQGKESAQKDNNK comes from the coding sequence TTGCTAAAAAGACTAAAAGAAAAATCAAATGATGAAATTGTTCAAAATACAATCAATAAAAGAATTAACTTTATATTTGGCGTAATTATCTTTATATTTGCAATAATGATCTTGAGGTTAGGCTATCTACAAATTGCACAAGGTAGTCATTATAAACAAATCATAAAAAGTGATGAAAATATAACAGTAAATGAATCTGTTCCACGTGGACGTATATTAGATCGTAATGGAAAAGTACTTGTAGATAATGCATCTAAAATGGCGATTACATATACTAGAGGAAGAAAAACAAGTCAAAGTGAAATGCTAGATACAGCTGAGAAACTATCGAAATTAATTAAAATGGATACCAAAAATATAACTGACAGAGATAAAAAAGATTTTTGGATTCAACTTCATCCAAAAAAAGCTAAAGAATTGATGACGAAAGAGCAGTCATTACTTTTAGATGGAAGTATTAGTCAAGAACAGTATGATAAGCAATTACGCTCAAAAATTAGTAAAAAACAACTTGATGACTTATCTAAAAAAGACCTTCAAGTTTTAGCTATTTATCGTCAAATGAATGCTGGATCTGTTTTGGATCCACAGATGATAAAAAACGAAGATGTTAGCGAGAAAGAATACGCTGCTGTATCTCAACAATTATCTAAATTGCCAGGTGTAAACACATCTATGGATTGGGATAGAAAATATCCATATAAAGATACTTTACGTGGTATTTTTGGAGATGTATCTACACCGTCAGAAGGTCTTCCTAAAGAATTAACCGAGCAATATTTATCGAAAGGTTACTCCAGAAATGATAGAGTCGGAAAATCTTATCTTGAATATCAATATGAAGATGTATTAAGAGGTAAGAAAAAAGAAATGAAATATACTACAGATAAATCAGGTAAAGTTATTTCTTCCGAAGTAATTAATCCTGGTGCTCGTGGTAATGATTTACAATTAACAATTGATATAGACTTACAAAAAGAAGTTGAATCATTGTTAGACAAACAAATTAGCAGGCTTCGAAGTATGGGTGCTAAAAATATGGATAATGCTATGATTGTTGTACAAAATCCTAAAAATGGTGACATATTAGCAATGGCAGGTAAGCAAATAAGCAAAAGCGGGAAGTTAACTGATTATGATATAGGAACATTTGCTTCTCAATTTACTGTAGGTTCATCTGTAAAAGGTGGCACGTTACTTGCTGGTTATCAAAATAATGCTATCAAAGTTGGAGAGAAGATGGTTGATGAACCATTACATTTCCAAGGTGGCTTAACGAAACGGTCATATTTCAATAAGAATGGACACATAACAATTAATGATGAAGAAGCATTAATGCATTCTTCTAACGTATATATGTTTAAAACGGCATTGAAATTAGCTGATAGTTCATATTATTCTGGTATGCCACTGCCAACTGACATTACAGAAGCTGCACAAAAACTGAGAAAAGGTTTAAATCAAGTTGGTTTAGGTGTTAAGACTGGTATCGATTTACCAAATGAAACTAAAGGACAAATTGAGCCTTTAACTAATAATCCAGGTAATTATTTAGACTTATCTATAGGACAATATGATACTTATACACCACTACAACTTTCTCAATATGTTTCAACAATTGCTAATAATGGTTATAGAATTCAGCCGCATTTAGGAATGACAATACATGATTCTACTAACAAAGACGAACTTGGACCAGTTAAACGTAAAATTAAAGGGAATGTATTAAATAAAGTAAATAATTCTGAAGAAGAAATTAAAGAAGAACAACAAGGATTCAAAATGGCTTTCAATAACAAAGATGGAACTGGCTATGCTAGCTTTAAAGATACTGTTGTGCCATCAGCAGGAAAAACTGGTACTGCTGAAGTATTCCAAGATGGAGAGCCAAGAGTAAATTCAACGTATATTGGTTATGCGCCAATAGATAATCCTAAGCTTGCATTTTCAATTGTCTATACTAACCAACCTGTGCCACCACCATGGTTACCAGGTGGAGATTTAGGTAAAGATGTGATTAATTATTACTTTAAACATCAAGGTAAAGAAAGTGCACAAAAAGATAATAATAAATAG
- a CDS encoding tRNA (adenine(22)-N(1))-methyltransferase, with protein MISLNERLKIVSNYITPGKLVDIGSDHAYLPIYAIQQHICDTAIAGEVIKGPFQAAQKNVAANALQDVVDVRLGDGLSVIHHDDNVNSITICGMGGPLIAKILNEGQSKLNTHPRLILQSNIQTQSIRIMLQQLKYEIIDEIIMEEKGHIYEIVVAEFNENLKQLTAEQLQFGPVLLTTKNDYFYKKWQRELSALVKIKSHLNEQQHKERLNELNADIAIIERVLKNDN; from the coding sequence ATGATTTCTTTAAATGAACGATTAAAAATTGTCAGTAACTATATAACTCCTGGCAAACTAGTTGATATTGGTTCAGACCATGCCTATTTACCAATTTATGCGATTCAACAACATATTTGTGACACAGCTATAGCCGGAGAAGTTATTAAAGGACCATTTCAAGCGGCACAAAAAAATGTTGCAGCTAATGCATTACAAGATGTTGTAGACGTAAGGTTGGGTGATGGATTAAGTGTCATTCACCATGATGATAATGTAAATTCTATAACTATTTGTGGTATGGGTGGACCTTTAATTGCCAAAATTTTAAATGAAGGTCAGTCTAAATTAAATACACATCCACGATTAATTTTACAAAGTAATATTCAAACGCAAAGCATAAGAATAATGTTACAACAATTGAAATATGAAATTATAGATGAAATAATTATGGAAGAAAAGGGACATATATATGAAATCGTAGTTGCAGAATTCAACGAAAACTTAAAGCAATTGACTGCTGAACAATTACAATTCGGTCCAGTTTTATTAACAACAAAAAATGACTATTTTTATAAAAAATGGCAACGTGAACTGTCAGCCCTAGTTAAAATTAAATCACATCTTAATGAGCAACAACATAAAGAACGATTAAATGAATTAAATGCAGATATTGCTATTATTGAAAGGGTGTTAAAAAATGACAATTAA